A region from the Solibacillus sp. FSL H8-0523 genome encodes:
- a CDS encoding DUF2975 domain-containing protein, which translates to MKRETIFLRLAVIILGLPIVGFLAFLTYDLITVPKKEGFSLFIPMVLVLYLSAIPYFFALFQTMKLLGQIDRNEAFSNISVTALKNIKRCAIIISGLFIVDLPFLYRIAEIDDAPGVLLFSLMIIFASIVIAVFAAVLQKLLTSALEMKSENDLTI; encoded by the coding sequence ATGAAACGCGAAACTATATTTTTACGATTAGCGGTCATTATTCTTGGCTTACCGATTGTCGGCTTTTTAGCATTTTTAACGTATGATTTAATAACTGTACCAAAAAAAGAGGGCTTCTCATTATTTATTCCAATGGTGCTCGTGCTCTACTTGTCAGCGATTCCGTATTTCTTTGCCCTGTTTCAAACAATGAAGCTACTCGGACAAATCGATCGCAATGAGGCTTTTTCTAATATTTCTGTAACCGCACTTAAAAATATAAAACGCTGTGCCATTATTATTAGCGGACTATTTATCGTGGATCTTCCATTTTTATACCGTATCGCTGAAATTGATGATGCGCCAGGTGTGTTACTATTTTCACTAATGATAATTTTTGCATCCATCGTCATTGCGGTTTTTGCGGCCGTCTTACAAAAGCTCTTAACAAGCGCATTAGAAATGAAATCTGAAAATGATTTAACGATTTGA
- a CDS encoding helix-turn-helix transcriptional regulator, producing MPIIINIDVMLAKRKMSVTQLSERVGITMANMSILKNGKAKAIRISTLEAICEALDCQPGDVLEYVKE from the coding sequence ATGCCCATTATAATTAATATTGATGTCATGCTTGCAAAACGAAAAATGAGTGTCACGCAATTATCCGAACGTGTTGGGATTACGATGGCCAATATGTCGATTTTAAAAAACGGCAAAGCAAAAGCGATCCGAATTTCTACATTAGAAGCGATTTGTGAGGCACTGGATTGCCAGCCAGGGGATGTACTAGAGTATGTGAAGGAATGA